In Marmota flaviventris isolate mMarFla1 chromosome 17, mMarFla1.hap1, whole genome shotgun sequence, a single genomic region encodes these proteins:
- the Cenpx gene encoding centromere protein X, with protein MEGSCAGFRKELVSRLLHLHFRDSKTKVSGDALQLMVEFLRIFVVEAAVRGVRQAQAEGAVLVDVDQLEKVLPQLLLDF; from the exons ATGGAAGGATCCTGTGCGGGCTTCCGGAAG gaGCTGGTGAGCAGGCTGCTGCACCTGCACTTCAGGGATAGCAAGACCAAAG TCAGCGGGGATGCACTGCAGCTCATGGTGGAGTTTCTGAGGATCTTTGTTGTGG AGGCAGCTGTCCGAGGGGTGCGCCAGGCCCAGGCAGAGGGTGCAGTGCTTGTGGACGTGGACCAGTTGGAGAAGGTGCTCCCTCAGCTG CTCCTGGATTTCTAG